One region of Streptomyces sp. CG4 genomic DNA includes:
- the pyrF gene encoding orotidine-5'-phosphate decarboxylase, which translates to MDPNQQIIVALDCDSRRTAEDIVARLGDECRFYKVGLELLTVAGPDLITHLVAQGKEVFLDLKLFEIPNSVAGAVRAAGALGVSMVTVHSMGGTAIMAAAVDAARAFPELRVLALTVVTSMTDADLADIGVASPAEEQVVRLARLARKAGCHGVIASPQDVAALRGALGSGALIVTPGVTLPGDSPAEHARPGTPRAAVAAGASHVIVGRTVTRATDPAAAFRHVRTNIAP; encoded by the coding sequence GTGGACCCGAACCAGCAGATCATCGTCGCGCTGGACTGCGACAGCCGTCGCACCGCTGAGGACATCGTCGCTCGGCTGGGCGACGAGTGCCGTTTCTACAAGGTCGGTCTGGAACTTCTCACCGTGGCCGGCCCTGACCTCATCACGCACCTGGTCGCTCAAGGCAAGGAGGTCTTCCTCGACCTCAAGCTCTTCGAGATCCCGAACTCGGTCGCCGGTGCCGTGCGCGCTGCGGGGGCTCTGGGTGTCTCGATGGTGACGGTGCACAGCATGGGCGGTACGGCCATCATGGCCGCCGCTGTCGATGCCGCGCGCGCCTTCCCCGAGTTGCGGGTCCTTGCCCTGACCGTGGTCACCAGCATGACCGACGCGGATCTCGCCGACATCGGCGTCGCCTCCCCGGCCGAAGAACAGGTGGTCAGACTGGCCCGCCTGGCCCGCAAGGCCGGCTGTCACGGTGTCATCGCCTCGCCGCAGGACGTCGCGGCCTTGCGGGGCGCCCTGGGCAGTGGGGCTCTGATCGTCACTCCCGGAGTCACCCTGCCCGGCGACTCGCCGGCCGAGCATGCCCGTCCCGGCACACCACGTGCCGCCGTCGCCGCCGGCGCGTCACACGTCATCGTGGGACGAACGGTCACACGGGCCACCGACCCGGCAGCCGCGTTCCGCCACGTCCGCACCAACATCGCTCCGTAA
- a CDS encoding metalloregulator ArsR/SmtB family transcription factor, translating to MEAQVASWDEERAERSVAVLKAVADPSRYRLLWALSERELPVSRLAELIEAHVAATSQHLSKLRAAGLVTSRREGTRIFYRATGPRVRALLESAVLATDEATGAADREAPEAVGAAAVPERSAPARVARARRPATEH from the coding sequence ATGGAAGCGCAAGTAGCGTCATGGGACGAGGAGCGGGCCGAACGGTCGGTGGCGGTGCTCAAGGCTGTCGCGGACCCGTCGCGCTACCGGCTGCTGTGGGCGCTGAGCGAGCGGGAGCTGCCGGTCAGCCGGCTCGCCGAGCTGATCGAGGCGCATGTCGCGGCGACCTCCCAGCACCTGTCGAAGCTGCGTGCCGCGGGACTGGTCACCTCGCGGCGGGAGGGCACGCGCATCTTCTACCGGGCCACCGGCCCGCGGGTGCGGGCGCTGCTGGAGAGCGCGGTGCTGGCCACCGACGAGGCCACGGGCGCAGCGGACCGAGAGGCGCCCGAGGCCGTGGGTGCGGCCGCCGTGCCGGAGCGCAGTGCCCCGGCGCGGGTGGCCCGGGCCCGGCGGCCGGCCACGGAACACTGA
- a CDS encoding MFS transporter: protein MAGTAIANNYAIQPELTAVAADLNVPLSVIGLVPSAALVGCMAGFALLLPLTDRLAPNRLVGVQLTALAAALALAAAAPGAGLLLAAYLLIGAAASVAAQAGSIAGRYAPTGRRGTGVATVTAGMSAGILLSRLAGGTLADLLGRRRMLLVFAGLALLGAIAAAALLPRQRPRSDRGYPCRAHGAATIAASVS from the coding sequence ATGGCCGGCACGGCGATCGCGAACAACTACGCCATCCAGCCCGAACTGACCGCGGTCGCCGCCGACTTGAATGTCCCGCTCTCGGTGATCGGCCTCGTGCCGTCCGCCGCGCTCGTCGGCTGTATGGCCGGATTCGCCCTCCTGCTGCCGCTCACCGACCGCCTCGCACCCAACCGCCTGGTCGGCGTTCAGCTCACCGCGCTGGCCGCCGCGCTCGCTCTCGCCGCGGCCGCACCCGGCGCGGGCCTGCTCCTGGCCGCCTACCTGCTCATCGGCGCGGCCGCCAGTGTCGCGGCCCAGGCCGGGAGCATCGCCGGCCGGTACGCCCCAACAGGGCGCCGGGGAACGGGCGTTGCCACGGTGACCGCCGGCATGTCGGCCGGGATCCTGCTCAGCCGCCTGGCGGGAGGAACGCTCGCCGACCTCCTCGGCCGGCGGCGGATGCTCCTGGTCTTCGCGGGCCTCGCCCTGCTCGGCGCGATCGCCGCCGCCGCGCTCCTGCCCCGGCAGCGGCCCCGCTCGGACCGCGGCTACCCGTGCCGCGCTCACGGCGCTGCCACCATTGCTGCGTCAGTTTCCTGA
- a CDS encoding VOC family protein codes for MSRHDWWGLVLEAPDPRALARFYSELLGWEIAKEDSDEAAIAPPEGVTYIAFQRADGYVAPVWPAQEGCQRITMHLDFEVEDLRAAVAHALELGARESDHQPQDNVRVMLDPAGHPFCLYLDGSTSSETH; via the coding sequence ATGTCGAGACACGACTGGTGGGGCCTCGTGCTCGAGGCACCCGATCCGCGGGCGCTGGCGCGCTTCTACTCGGAGCTGCTGGGTTGGGAGATCGCCAAGGAAGACTCCGACGAAGCGGCCATCGCGCCGCCGGAGGGCGTGACATATATCGCCTTCCAGCGCGCGGACGGGTATGTCGCTCCGGTCTGGCCCGCTCAGGAGGGCTGTCAGCGGATCACGATGCACCTCGACTTCGAAGTCGAGGATCTGCGGGCGGCCGTCGCGCACGCGCTCGAACTCGGCGCGCGGGAGAGCGACCACCAGCCGCAGGACAACGTCCGAGTGATGCTCGACCCGGCCGGCCATCCCTTCTGTCTCTACTTGGACGGGAGCACGAGTTCTGAAACCCATTGA
- a CDS encoding MgtC/SapB family protein, whose product MANLTTFDFALRLAVGVSCGALIGVERQWRARMAGLRTNALVAVGATLFVLYSEAVGDAGSPTRVASYVVSGIGFLGGGVILREGGGVRGLNTAATLWCSAAVGVLAASGRLELCLIGTATVLAVHVLLRPAGRLIDRVPQRDPDNEGVRATVHLICERNDETHVRALLSQALATGGLAPTGLRVRRDDEGSTSLRAAVALNGDPARALEQLIARLSLEPGVRDLHWHLDDTAVDTEREAVA is encoded by the coding sequence ATGGCGAACCTGACCACCTTCGACTTCGCACTCCGCCTCGCCGTCGGCGTCTCCTGCGGCGCCCTGATCGGCGTAGAGCGGCAGTGGCGCGCCCGGATGGCCGGGCTGCGCACCAACGCACTGGTGGCCGTCGGCGCCACACTCTTCGTCCTCTACAGCGAGGCCGTCGGCGACGCCGGCAGCCCCACCAGGGTCGCCTCCTACGTCGTCTCCGGCATCGGCTTCCTCGGCGGCGGGGTCATCCTGCGCGAGGGCGGAGGCGTGCGCGGCCTCAACACCGCGGCCACGCTGTGGTGTTCGGCCGCGGTCGGCGTGCTCGCCGCCTCCGGCCGACTGGAGCTGTGCCTCATCGGCACGGCCACCGTGCTCGCCGTACACGTGCTGCTGCGCCCCGCGGGCCGGCTGATCGACCGCGTTCCGCAGCGCGACCCCGACAACGAGGGGGTACGGGCCACCGTCCACCTGATCTGCGAGCGCAACGACGAGACGCATGTCCGGGCGCTGCTGTCCCAGGCCCTCGCGACCGGCGGGCTCGCGCCCACCGGGCTGCGGGTACGGCGCGACGACGAGGGGAGCACCAGCCTGCGGGCCGCGGTCGCCCTCAACGGCGACCCGGCCCGGGCCCTGGAGCAGCTCATCGCCCGCCTGTCACTGGAACCGGGCGTGCGGGACCTGCACTGGCATCTGGACGACACGGCCGTCGACACGGAGCGGGAGGCGGTGGCATGA
- a CDS encoding DinB family protein, which translates to MALDWNTLLADQLDWHWQHQLRPRLTGLTDEEYFWEPVPDCWSVRSRGTGTAPVQGGSGDFTIDFAHPEPVPAPVTTIAWRLGHILVGVLGARSASHFGAAPVDYMSYAYPGTATEALDRLDAAYTQWITGVRGLGDAGLTRECGPAEGPYAKEPLATLVLHINRETIHHGAEISLLRDLYAHGAAGWCG; encoded by the coding sequence ATGGCACTCGACTGGAACACCCTGCTCGCCGACCAACTCGACTGGCACTGGCAGCATCAGCTGCGGCCCAGGCTGACCGGCCTCACCGACGAGGAGTACTTCTGGGAGCCGGTCCCGGACTGCTGGAGCGTCCGCTCGCGCGGCACCGGCACGGCTCCCGTCCAGGGCGGCTCCGGCGACTTCACCATCGACTTCGCACACCCGGAGCCGGTGCCCGCGCCGGTCACGACGATCGCCTGGCGACTCGGTCACATCCTGGTCGGCGTACTCGGCGCCCGCAGCGCGTCGCACTTCGGGGCAGCCCCCGTCGACTACATGTCATACGCGTATCCAGGCACGGCGACGGAGGCACTGGACCGCCTCGACGCGGCGTACACCCAGTGGATCACCGGCGTACGCGGCCTCGGCGACGCGGGCCTCACACGCGAGTGCGGCCCGGCCGAGGGCCCGTACGCGAAGGAGCCGCTGGCGACGCTCGTACTGCACATCAACCGCGAGACGATCCACCACGGCGCGGAGATCTCCCTGCTCAGGGATCTGTACGCGCACGGTGCGGCCGGCTGGTGCGGTTGA
- a CDS encoding ABC transporter permease subunit: MSIRTDNKPAESVERTPLVARLPGRLSQFSWVDAAVAAAVLVILYVVLRVGHGTTVAFNTHQNVRVDTDPAQLPYDAARSLLRMFAALALSIVFTFGYAYAAAKSRRLERILVPALDILQSVPVLGFLTVAVTGFIALFPGSMLGLECASIFAIFTSQAWNMTFGFYYSLTSLPRELDELSRSFGFTRWMRFWKVELPAGMIGLVWNGMMSFGGGWFFLVASEAISVDNQRYALPGVGSYAGAAIADGDLGKVGWAILTMAVMVIGVNFLFWRPLTAWAEKFKNEQSEASEVQRSVVLDFLRRSHWPQLLGRVLRPAGRALGAAGRVFGRDDRPLVVDRTRQRTGDIAFTVVAGGLILWGLLDLGHYLHDSTGLGVFGEPLLLGLATLARVVVLVALATVVWVPIGVKIGFSPRLTRIAQPVVQVLASFPANFLFPLAVWFFLKTGLSINIGGTLLMALGAQWYILFNTIAGAMAVPSDLREAMDDLGVRGWQRWRRLIIPGIFPSYVTGGITASGGAWNASIVSEVVTFGGTTLTATGLGAYIAKATESGDYPHLIAGVAVMSLYVVGLNRLLWRRLYRLAETRYSL; encoded by the coding sequence ATGTCGATCCGTACGGACAACAAGCCCGCCGAGTCGGTGGAGCGCACGCCGCTGGTGGCGCGGCTGCCCGGGCGCCTGTCCCAGTTCTCCTGGGTGGACGCGGCGGTGGCCGCGGCCGTGCTGGTGATCCTCTATGTGGTGCTGCGTGTGGGGCACGGCACCACCGTCGCCTTCAACACCCACCAGAACGTCAGGGTCGACACCGATCCGGCGCAGCTGCCGTACGACGCGGCCCGCTCGCTGCTGCGGATGTTCGCCGCGCTGGCGCTGTCGATCGTGTTCACCTTCGGCTATGCCTACGCCGCCGCCAAGAGCAGAAGGCTGGAGCGGATCCTCGTCCCGGCCCTGGACATCCTGCAGTCCGTGCCGGTGCTGGGCTTTCTGACGGTCGCGGTGACGGGGTTCATCGCCCTGTTCCCCGGCTCGATGCTGGGCCTGGAGTGCGCGTCGATCTTCGCGATCTTCACCTCGCAGGCCTGGAACATGACGTTCGGCTTCTACTACTCCCTCACCTCCCTCCCGCGTGAACTCGACGAGCTGTCCCGGTCGTTCGGCTTCACGCGCTGGATGCGGTTCTGGAAGGTGGAGCTGCCGGCCGGGATGATCGGCCTGGTCTGGAACGGCATGATGAGCTTCGGCGGCGGCTGGTTCTTCCTGGTCGCCTCGGAGGCGATCAGCGTCGACAACCAGCGGTACGCGCTGCCCGGCGTCGGCTCGTACGCCGGTGCCGCGATCGCCGACGGCGATCTGGGCAAGGTCGGCTGGGCCATCCTCACCATGGCCGTGATGGTGATCGGCGTGAACTTCCTGTTCTGGCGGCCGCTGACCGCGTGGGCGGAGAAGTTCAAGAACGAGCAGTCCGAGGCGAGCGAGGTCCAGCGGTCCGTCGTCCTGGACTTCCTGCGCCGCTCGCACTGGCCGCAGCTGCTCGGCCGGGTGCTGCGCCCGGCGGGGCGCGCGCTCGGCGCGGCCGGAAGGGTCTTCGGCCGCGACGACCGTCCGCTCGTCGTCGACCGCACACGGCAGCGCACCGGAGACATCGCCTTCACCGTCGTCGCCGGCGGGCTGATCCTGTGGGGTCTGCTCGACCTCGGCCACTACCTCCACGACAGCACCGGCCTCGGCGTCTTCGGCGAACCGCTGCTGCTCGGCCTGGCCACCCTCGCCCGCGTGGTGGTGCTGGTGGCCCTGGCCACCGTGGTCTGGGTGCCGATCGGCGTGAAGATCGGCTTCTCGCCGCGGCTGACCCGGATCGCCCAGCCGGTGGTGCAGGTGCTGGCGTCCTTCCCGGCCAACTTCCTCTTCCCGCTCGCGGTGTGGTTCTTCCTGAAGACCGGCCTGTCCATCAACATCGGCGGCACGCTGCTGATGGCCCTCGGAGCCCAGTGGTACATCCTGTTCAACACCATCGCCGGTGCCATGGCCGTCCCCAGCGATCTGCGCGAGGCCATGGACGACCTGGGCGTGCGCGGCTGGCAGCGGTGGCGGCGGCTGATCATCCCGGGGATCTTCCCGTCGTACGTCACCGGCGGGATCACCGCGTCCGGCGGTGCCTGGAACGCCTCGATCGTCTCCGAGGTGGTCACCTTCGGCGGCACCACGCTCACGGCCACCGGCCTGGGCGCGTACATCGCGAAGGCCACCGAGAGCGGCGACTACCCGCACCTCATCGCGGGGGTCGCGGTGATGAGCCTCTACGTCGTCGGGCTGAACCGGCTGCTGTGGCGCCGCCTGTACCGGCTGGCCGAGACCCGCTACTCCCTCTGA
- a CDS encoding alpha/beta hydrolase, with amino-acid sequence MTIEVPHQPLPIDQSDVRYVHGPDSTVEPGVPVGETIEFEWNDSVIYPGTSRKFWVHVPARYGPSRPASLMVFQDGWWYLDPVGEIRGAIVLDNLVHRGHIRVTIGVFVDPGVLPGPVHRHHRGAEYDAFDHRYVSFLLSEIIPEVTKRYSIAEDPDRRVLGNLSSSAQLSGGNRYPDLIPAVPP; translated from the coding sequence GTGACGATCGAAGTGCCCCATCAGCCGCTTCCGATTGACCAGTCGGACGTTCGCTACGTCCACGGCCCCGACTCGACCGTAGAGCCCGGCGTGCCCGTCGGCGAGACGATCGAGTTCGAGTGGAACGACAGCGTCATCTACCCGGGAACGTCCCGGAAGTTCTGGGTCCATGTGCCCGCGCGGTACGGCCCGTCCAGGCCGGCGTCGCTGATGGTGTTCCAGGACGGGTGGTGGTACCTGGACCCTGTGGGAGAGATCCGGGGCGCGATCGTCCTGGACAACCTGGTCCACCGTGGCCACATCCGGGTCACCATCGGCGTGTTCGTCGACCCGGGCGTCCTGCCCGGCCCCGTGCATCGGCACCACCGCGGTGCCGAGTACGACGCATTCGACCATCGGTACGTCAGTTTCCTGCTGAGCGAGATCATCCCCGAGGTCACGAAGCGGTACTCGATCGCCGAGGACCCCGATCGCCGCGTCCTGGGAAACCTGTCCAGCTCCGCGCAGTTGTCGGGCGGCAATCGCTACCCCGACCTCATCCCCGCCGTTCCCCCGTAA
- a CDS encoding nitrate/sulfonate/bicarbonate ABC transporter ATP-binding protein codes for MVLNALRNLRADRQARAGLAHLTADRPRRPADGELLLETVGLTKSYAGADGELPVLSGIDLQVRAGEVVALLGKSGSGKSTLLRCLAGLVPASSGTVAYKGTPLTGANPGTAMVFQTFALLPWLTVQQNVELGLEAKGVPAAERADAARQAIDLIGLDGFESAYPKELSGGMRQRVGFARALVVEPDVLMMDEPFSALDVLTAENLRGELMELWESGQFPTRAIVLVTHNIEEAVLMADRIVVLGARPYGTIREVFEVGLDRPRDRNSAAFDDLIDRVYRTMTGRQKEGRVPGRHEAVELEKRTPANTPLPPASVDGLSGLAEMVLHRGGRCDLADLADDLGLAVDDLLPQVDALDLLGFTTLSGDDLLLTDTGTAFAGADVQESKKIFAEAVQHAPLVTLITRSLRTNPGGTLRTGFFRDLLAHHFTAEQVTRQLETATDWGRYAELYSYDAEPQEYHLDENDDARLAATAAGRD; via the coding sequence ATGGTGCTGAACGCCCTGCGCAACCTCCGCGCCGACCGCCAGGCCCGGGCCGGCCTCGCCCACCTGACCGCCGACAGGCCCCGCCGTCCCGCCGACGGCGAACTGCTGCTGGAGACCGTCGGCCTGACCAAGTCGTACGCCGGTGCCGACGGCGAACTGCCCGTCCTGTCCGGCATCGACCTGCAGGTCCGCGCCGGTGAGGTGGTCGCCCTGCTCGGCAAGTCGGGCTCGGGCAAGTCCACGCTGCTGCGCTGCCTGGCCGGGCTGGTGCCCGCCAGTTCCGGCACCGTCGCCTACAAGGGCACCCCGCTCACCGGCGCCAACCCGGGTACCGCCATGGTGTTCCAGACGTTCGCGCTGCTGCCCTGGCTGACCGTGCAGCAGAACGTCGAACTGGGCTTGGAGGCCAAGGGAGTTCCGGCCGCCGAACGTGCGGACGCCGCCCGGCAGGCCATCGACCTGATCGGCCTGGACGGCTTCGAGTCCGCCTACCCCAAGGAGCTGTCCGGCGGTATGCGCCAGCGCGTCGGCTTCGCCCGTGCGCTCGTCGTGGAGCCGGACGTGCTGATGATGGACGAGCCGTTCTCCGCCCTGGACGTGCTGACCGCCGAGAATCTGCGCGGCGAGCTGATGGAGCTGTGGGAGTCCGGCCAGTTCCCCACCCGCGCCATCGTCCTGGTCACCCACAACATCGAGGAGGCCGTGCTGATGGCCGACCGGATCGTCGTCCTCGGCGCCCGGCCCTACGGCACGATCCGCGAGGTCTTCGAGGTCGGCCTGGACCGCCCCCGGGACCGCAACTCGGCCGCCTTCGACGACTTGATCGACCGCGTCTACCGCACCATGACCGGCCGCCAGAAGGAGGGCCGTGTCCCCGGCCGGCACGAGGCCGTCGAGCTGGAGAAGCGCACCCCGGCGAACACCCCGCTGCCCCCGGCCAGCGTCGACGGACTGTCCGGGCTCGCGGAGATGGTGCTCCACCGCGGCGGCCGGTGCGACCTGGCCGACCTCGCCGACGACCTCGGCCTGGCGGTGGACGACCTGCTCCCCCAGGTCGACGCGCTCGACCTGCTCGGCTTCACCACGCTCAGCGGGGACGACCTGCTGCTGACCGACACCGGAACGGCGTTCGCGGGTGCCGACGTGCAGGAGTCGAAGAAGATCTTCGCCGAGGCGGTCCAGCATGCCCCGCTGGTCACGCTGATCACCAGGAGTCTGCGGACCAACCCCGGCGGCACCCTGCGCACCGGCTTCTTCCGTGACCTGCTCGCCCACCACTTCACGGCCGAACAGGTCACCCGCCAGCTGGAGACGGCCACCGACTGGGGCCGCTACGCCGAGTTGTACTCCTACGACGCCGAACCGCAGGAGTACCACCTCGACGAGAACGACGACGCACGGCTGGCCGCGACCGCCGCAGGGCGGGACTGA
- a CDS encoding N-acetyltransferase family protein, producing MASIYARGAAAVTVRPARPDDVEAVREIRNDAIAHSTALWTETPQPPAQAVTWLAAHLARGSAFVAEADGEVAGFAVYGPWRELDGYRYTVENSVYVRAGRHGLGIGSVLLATLIAAAREGGHHVMIAGIEAGNAASIRLHGRFGFQHVGTVPEVGTKFGRWLDLTLMRLPLT from the coding sequence ATGGCATCAATATACGCAAGAGGCGCGGCCGCCGTCACGGTGCGCCCCGCCCGCCCCGACGACGTGGAGGCCGTCCGCGAGATCCGCAACGACGCGATCGCGCACTCGACGGCCCTGTGGACCGAGACCCCGCAGCCCCCCGCCCAGGCCGTCACCTGGCTGGCCGCCCACCTGGCGCGCGGCTCGGCGTTCGTCGCCGAGGCCGACGGCGAGGTGGCCGGCTTCGCGGTCTACGGCCCGTGGCGGGAGCTCGACGGATACCGGTACACCGTGGAGAACTCGGTCTACGTCCGCGCGGGCCGGCACGGACTCGGCATCGGATCCGTGCTGCTGGCGACCCTGATCGCCGCCGCCCGCGAGGGCGGCCACCATGTCATGATCGCCGGTATCGAAGCCGGGAACGCCGCCTCGATCCGGCTCCATGGACGGTTCGGGTTCCAGCACGTCGGCACGGTGCCCGAGGTCGGCACCAAGTTCGGCCGCTGGCTCGACCTCACGCTCATGCGCCTGCCCCTGACCTGA
- a CDS encoding TetR/AcrR family transcriptional regulator, translating to MGRPRTNDETVKERLVACATEMLATHPQDSVTLRALATAAGTSTTAVYSLFGGKDGLIAAVRDRAVAGLFQDLSAVPASGDPLADIYALAVAYRRWGCAHRHLYTVLFGGVQSFEPTGPVGGRDPIGPLLAAIERGVTGAVLAGEVTSIALSLWVTLHGLVTLELAGAFDAPTAEAAFRPTIQAALRGWATPAVFRSLRPAEPAP from the coding sequence ATGGGCAGGCCCAGAACGAACGACGAGACCGTCAAAGAGCGCCTGGTGGCGTGCGCGACCGAGATGCTCGCCACCCACCCGCAGGATTCGGTCACCCTCCGCGCCCTGGCCACGGCCGCCGGGACGTCGACGACGGCGGTGTACTCCCTCTTCGGCGGCAAGGACGGGCTGATCGCAGCGGTGCGCGACAGAGCCGTCGCCGGCCTGTTCCAGGACCTGTCGGCAGTACCGGCCTCCGGGGATCCCCTCGCCGACATCTACGCGCTGGCCGTGGCGTACCGGCGCTGGGGATGCGCACACCGCCACCTGTACACCGTGCTGTTCGGCGGGGTGCAGTCCTTCGAGCCGACGGGCCCGGTCGGCGGCCGTGACCCGATCGGGCCGCTCCTCGCGGCGATCGAACGGGGTGTGACCGGCGCCGTCCTCGCCGGCGAGGTCACGTCGATCGCCCTCTCGCTCTGGGTGACCCTGCATGGACTCGTGACGCTCGAACTGGCCGGTGCCTTCGACGCCCCCACGGCCGAGGCCGCGTTCCGGCCCACGATCCAGGCGGCGCTGCGCGGCTGGGCGACCCCGGCCGTGTTCCGCAGCCTCCGGCCCGCCGAACCCGCCCCGTGA
- a CDS encoding Lrp/AsnC family transcriptional regulator, producing the protein MDRIDRQILALLLVDGRATYQELGRQVRLSANTVADRVRRLQSAGVVRGYRAELNLAAFGRGLELLSDIRLREGVDRQAFEAQLDQVPQIVGAMRLTGDYDYQLRMACTDAREFETVIDRLKADFGVRELRSRLLLHEVPLGPDRVLEP; encoded by the coding sequence ATGGACCGTATCGACCGGCAAATCCTGGCGCTCCTCCTCGTGGACGGCCGGGCGACCTACCAGGAGCTGGGCCGTCAGGTCCGGCTCTCGGCCAACACCGTCGCCGACCGCGTACGCCGGCTCCAGTCCGCCGGAGTCGTGCGCGGATACCGCGCCGAGCTGAATCTGGCGGCGTTCGGGCGCGGGCTGGAGTTGCTCAGCGACATCCGCCTGCGCGAGGGCGTCGACCGCCAGGCCTTCGAGGCCCAACTGGACCAAGTCCCGCAGATCGTCGGCGCGATGCGGCTGACCGGGGACTACGACTACCAGCTGCGCATGGCCTGCACCGACGCCCGCGAGTTCGAAACGGTCATCGACCGGCTCAAGGCCGACTTCGGGGTACGCGAGTTGCGCAGCCGGCTCCTCCTGCACGAGGTCCCACTGGGACCGGACCGCGTCCTGGAGCCCTGA
- a CDS encoding helix-turn-helix domain-containing protein: MSNIVDPLVERIAARVRTERERRRWTLAQLADASGVSQAMISRIERGESNPTAVVLGKLSAAFQLSVASLLALAEGTQDDVEGAAGVRRGSGTAEWRDPATGYRRRQITGPHFPAEIAEILLPAGARVPYPAAAFAFVRQVVWVLDGRLTFHDGDTVHELDAGDTIELGEPAERVFANTTDTACRYAVVLARVTTP; this comes from the coding sequence ATGTCCAACATAGTAGATCCCCTGGTGGAGCGGATCGCGGCGCGCGTCCGCACCGAACGGGAACGCCGCCGGTGGACGCTGGCTCAGCTCGCCGATGCCTCCGGCGTGTCCCAAGCCATGATCAGCCGGATCGAGCGCGGCGAGAGCAACCCCACGGCCGTCGTCCTCGGCAAGCTGTCCGCGGCCTTCCAGCTCAGCGTCGCCTCCTTGCTCGCCCTCGCCGAAGGGACGCAGGACGACGTCGAGGGTGCGGCAGGTGTGCGCCGCGGATCCGGCACGGCCGAGTGGCGCGACCCCGCGACCGGCTACCGGCGCCGCCAGATCACCGGCCCGCACTTCCCCGCGGAGATCGCCGAGATCCTCCTGCCCGCCGGCGCCCGGGTGCCGTATCCGGCCGCCGCCTTCGCCTTCGTACGACAGGTCGTCTGGGTGCTCGACGGACGGCTGACCTTCCATGACGGCGACACGGTCCATGAACTCGACGCGGGTGACACCATCGAACTCGGCGAGCCCGCCGAGCGTGTCTTCGCCAACACCACCGACACCGCATGCCGTTACGCCGTCGTCCTCGCCCGCGTCACCACACCGTGA